From a region of the Actinomycetota bacterium genome:
- a CDS encoding SpoIID/LytB domain-containing protein, with translation MRRSRTPALALTVFALLLAFPALAHAAEPTFTFTGRGWGHGIGMSQYGSKGYAEHGWTYDRILKRYYQGTTLGTVPGKKVRVAIQKDNIAQPSWRMRANSSLLKVKNRYGRELEMGTDTVYTFTAGPGGVVIVKDQASRVVTSVLAPAAVWERGGGQPEVLDASGPLDWTSVCYKGEMWLVVSGSNLYAYNHVPMETYVTCVGPREMPASWHAEALKVQAVAARSYAYVSLRSTGDYDVYCTTRSQVYNGWGRASGGTMTRHSSDYLYDAPVAATANKVVTYGTTVVQTFFTSTSGGHTENIENVWPGATPRPYYTGVADEYESVSGSPYHVWPEDDLAFTASGLRSELLEQNSTGGYKYFTPDQVPASIVEVRVTQRGVSGRVKQIVLEGAAGDDKTIEGGKIASFKSALG, from the coding sequence ATGCGACGCAGCAGGACGCCGGCCCTCGCGCTGACCGTCTTCGCGCTCCTGCTCGCGTTCCCCGCGCTCGCGCACGCCGCCGAGCCCACGTTCACCTTCACCGGCCGCGGCTGGGGACACGGCATCGGAATGAGCCAATACGGCTCGAAGGGCTACGCCGAGCACGGCTGGACCTACGACCGCATCCTCAAGCGCTACTACCAGGGGACCACGCTGGGCACCGTGCCGGGCAAGAAGGTGCGCGTGGCCATCCAGAAGGACAACATCGCCCAGCCGTCTTGGCGCATGCGGGCGAACAGCTCGCTGCTCAAGGTCAAGAACCGGTACGGGCGCGAACTCGAGATGGGGACGGATACCGTCTACACGTTCACCGCCGGGCCGGGCGGAGTCGTCATCGTCAAGGACCAGGCCTCGCGCGTGGTCACAAGCGTGCTCGCTCCCGCCGCCGTCTGGGAGCGTGGCGGCGGGCAGCCCGAGGTGCTCGACGCGAGCGGGCCGCTCGACTGGACGAGCGTGTGCTACAAGGGCGAGATGTGGCTGGTTGTGTCGGGCTCGAACCTGTACGCGTACAACCACGTGCCGATGGAGACCTACGTCACCTGCGTCGGGCCGCGTGAGATGCCGGCGTCCTGGCACGCCGAGGCGCTCAAGGTGCAGGCGGTCGCCGCGCGCTCGTATGCGTACGTGAGCCTGCGGTCCACCGGCGACTACGACGTCTACTGCACGACGCGCTCGCAGGTCTACAACGGCTGGGGCAGGGCGTCGGGCGGCACGATGACGCGCCACAGCTCCGACTACCTGTACGACGCCCCGGTGGCCGCGACCGCGAACAAGGTCGTCACGTACGGCACCACCGTCGTGCAGACGTTCTTCACCTCGACGTCGGGCGGTCACACCGAGAACATCGAGAACGTCTGGCCGGGCGCGACGCCGCGGCCGTACTACACGGGCGTCGCCGACGAGTACGAGAGCGTCTCGGGGTCCCCCTACCACGTCTGGCCGGAGGACGACCTCGCGTTCACCGCGAGCGGGCTGCGCTCCGAGCTGCTCGAGCAGAACTCGACCGGAGGTTACAAGTACTTCACGCCCGACCAGGTGCCGGCCTCGATCGTCGAAGTGCGCGTGACGCAGCGGGGCGTGTCGGGCCGCGTGAAGCAGATCGTGCTCGAGGGCGCCGCCGGCGACGACAAGACGATCGAGGGCGGCAAGATCGCGAGCTTCAAGAGTGCGCTCGG